The Pempheris klunzingeri isolate RE-2024b chromosome 15, fPemKlu1.hap1, whole genome shotgun sequence genome contains the following window.
CAGTGTGTCTATTAGCCCTATTTCATACTCttttgtacattaaaaaaagataagaaaatagaaaatccCAGCCTTATAagcactatatatatatacagtatatatatcatttacatttatactAAAATAAAGACCCACAGTAAATGGGAGACAATCACCTACTGTGCATACCTTTTAAAACAACATATAATCTATAAATATATTCCTGATGCAAAGGTTCTATTTTTTTGGCTTTGACATAGTCCTGTCTGAACCCTCAGACCCCTCCACATAAAGTGCGAGTCTACTTCCGTTCTCCTAATGGCCGCATAATTTAAGGCAGTCTGGATCCAGTGTCTGTAGGATTATTCATGAAGCTTTGACGATGGAAGCTCTACTGAGTGGATCCACTCTGTAAAGCCCCAAACCCAAACACACTGGCTGAGTCAGTTTAGCCCTGAACTCATGCAGCTGTGTGACTATGGACTCCGCAGCACTGAATGTGATGTTGCCTCGCTCAAAATTAACCGTCACTGCTATCCGGCTGCCCTGCAAGCTTCCAGAGACAACagttttttgtctgttgtggTAGGCGAACAGCTTGCCTTTGTCCGTGTgcgtgaggctccaggactgttcGTTGTTTCCAAAGGCGCTGTTGTACCTGCTCTTGCGTTGGATGCTCTTGTAGGACACTGCGATGTCCCAGTATCCCTCAGCCTCCACCTCCCAGACGTGGGTGCCAGTGGAGAAGCAGCGGGCGGAGAGGACCTGCGGGGCTTCGTCAAAGCGGCTGTTACTGTTCGGATAGGCCAGTTTggttttcactctctctgccgTTTGGAGGTCAGCGGAGACTCCGACGAAAGGACTGGCTGTGTCCACGTCCAGCAAGAGATttcctgagacacacacagaccgttTGGGTTTACATTCACAATTTTGATGCTACCCTCATTTATAATACGCACCCATGGAAATCAAAGCAGTCATTAACCAGGCTATTACTTCTAGGATTTTAAGGGATTCAGTAATTGCTGAGTGTAAGAAGAAATAACATTATTtctcttaaaaaagaaaagttaaaaaagaaataagcatTATGATCTATTTAATACACTCAGGAGTTTCTGAAGCAGCTGGACCACTGTAtagtggctaatgttagctaaccttaatataataaaatatatgtatactGCTCTGTAGCTAATATTATTCAACCAGTTTGCTGACTTTAaagttcatattttaattcTGCCATCTGTTAGATGACATTGATGCTAAAACACAATGTAACTGTCAGTTGGCAAAAGTTATATAATCTCACTTTAAAATCACACAGCTCAGTATATCTGTGCTGTAATTCATATTACATATCTTTGGGACTGGCCAGTTTAACAATCAGTGTGTCTACATTCACACAagtaaactaaataaaaagcGTGTATGTAAACAGCATATTCTTTTGTCAGAAATCTGGATATGTTCTTCATCCAGTTTTCAGACTGGATTCAGTGTCAATGTAAACACTTCGTCCAGGTTTCTGATGCTTCTCTGTCATGTCGCGACTCACATAGTCGGTCAGATAGAAATTATATAGAATTTATTGTCTGTATCATCTTCTATTACTGAAGATTAGATGAACATGTTCCATGTTAACATCATTAATCGTGTGCATGTAAACGTACTCATAGTCGGCCTTTAAAGTGATTCTACACACAAAACAACCTTGTCTGcatcacactgacactgaacagGTTCTCTCCAGCACTCTTAAATAGAGCATCTCCATCaggtttcatttgatttcatttaatctcAATTGTAAGCCTTTAACAGATCACTTTGTACCTTGATCTTCTGTCTGTGGAGGTATGTGGCTCTTCTTTGGACGATGAGCCAAACGTTCTATGtaaggatttttaaaaaaagttatttgaAAGAAGTTTTATTAGCGAAAGACAGATTATACAATAGAACTGCAGACGTCAACTTGAAGTGTCTGAACACCCACATGTTCTACAGGCACCCTTTTCTTGTATTCAGATTCCTTATGAAAGCATGGATGTGTAAACTAGCACATTCCCAAAATTCATACACCCACTAACAAACATCTTACcatatgttttatataatatGAGAGTTGAGATGTGCTGAACACAATACACAGAGACTGAGAGTCAGACTGCATTATGATAACCCATGGTCAATCACATGTTGCTGAATTCCGTTTTTGCTGTGGGGACCTGAAACCTGCcttcttacctgcaagggtgGAATAAATGTGATGCACGCGCTTCTGCTGCTTGTCCAGTGCTTCGGTCAGCGTCTGGTTATCCACAGAGTAGGTGTAGGCTGGTTGGCAACAAAGATGGACATCAGTGAGTGCATGTTCACACGTACTGTACAGGATAAATATGATGCTGATGCTTGGCCTTCTCTTACCATAATACAGAACAATAAaccacagacagagcagcaccACTGTGACGCTGTTGAGAGACGACTCCGCAGGattcactttctgtttctgttagaAGGGGCAATACACATTAGATCTGAAAAGTGttcaaaacaaactgtaaaccCTTTGAAATCATTAAATGAGAATTTAGTAAACAGAGCTCACCTCATGTCGGATGTCTTGTTGGAGTTTTTTTACGGACTCACTGGATTCTGTAATTTGCTCTTTGAGCGTTTTGAATCGCTGGTCCATGTGCTCCTGTTGAATAAACACATGCAGTTATACTTTAAACCCCTTAACATCCAGTTTTGTCCTTTTATTTCCCCTTAAATAGCTCATGGCTTAAATAGCATCATTCTATTTTACAATTGTTTTGCACACAATCCAAATGTTCTTACATATCTGGCATCTTTGGAAACTTTAGGCTCCCCATTAGAATTTAAAACAAAGTTCTGTGGGTTTTTCCCCACAGCACGAGTTTGTAACTTTTCATTGTCATGCCAAAGAAAACCAGTTTCTTTGTAGCACAGTCAGCTACAGGAATTTCCCCATTGGTTTACAAGAAGCTGTTGCTATCAAATCCTTCCTTTGTAAATCCAACCTGATTTCTTACTGCCATAATGATGCTCAGATTTTTTCTTTGCAATCATATGTTCAAAACTCACAGTCAGCTGTCTGCGCAGGACCGTGGAGGCCTCAGTGGCCAGGCTGTGCTGCTTGCTCTCCAGGGCGCACATGTTGCAGATGTAGCGTCTGGACGTGTTGCAGTAGTACCTCAGCACCTCGTCCTCGTGCTGCGGGCATTTCCTCTCGAGGAGGTCACCCAGAGGATTGACCAAGGGGTGCCCCGTGAACACCGGCAGCTCCAGGTGGTCCTTGACATGCTCTTTGCACAGCGACACCTCACActtcaaacatgttttcatgGCCAAAGTTTTTCTCTCCAGGCAGCAGTCACAGTACACCCTTTTTGTCTGATTGTCCTGCTTACAAAAATTCAATATTGGAGATGGGAAGAAACGGTGTGTTAGGCGTTTTGAGGATCAGTTTTAGTGTTCCACAACTATTAGTTCTCTGCTTCTTTTAAGTGTCGTAATTAAAGAGACTGTAGGTGAAAAAGCACATACCTTCCTCTTCCTGATCTCCCTGAAGTCCTCTGCGATATTGGTCAGTGTGTAGCTCTTTTGCACCCCAATGATCCGTCCAAAATATCCCCTACAGTCTGGGCAACGGAAGGGGAGGTCTGAGGAGTGATCCATCATGCTCTCCAGACAGCCCATACACATGCTGTGTCCACAGGGCAGCTGCCGAGGATCCTTGAAGATGTCCTGGCACACCGGGCACGTCAGCATCTCCTcaagctttgttttctttctgtctacCATTCTTGATCCCTCTTCCTCAAAGAGCAGACAGGACGTTAATAGTTACCTGTGAAGTTTGCACTGCACTCAGCTGCTGCCTTCGTAAACACTATTGTCTATTTTGTCTGTGATGAGTAACCCATGACCTCTAGCTCAAGATCATGGGAGAGAATCACTGAAATGATTCCTACCTTTAAGATTAAAGCTGAGTAATGCCCTCAGTCCTGCTTGTTCTGtcttcagtacacacacagctaaaagtGAAAGCACTGCTGAGTTTTGTACTTCCTGATGGGGCGGggcctgagaggaggaggatcatgACCACTCCACCCTAGATATGAGACTGAAGTAAAGTACAGAACTATGGCAATAATCATCTAAAGTACGAATGAACCCTGGGCTGGTCACACCTGCTCTGAGACTGACCCTGCTCAAATCATTAACGTGTGTGTGGGAGCTGCACAACAACCTTGATCTGTAAATGATGTCATATAACTGACGCAACCCTTGGAAGACTGTACAGTACATTACACAGTCTTTAGTGAAGTTAAAACAGGTcgacattttaaaacttttgtcGAGTGTAAATGTGAGTCTCGCCTCCTCTTCGGCAGATTTAACTTTGTCAaggcataaaataaaaaactactTACTTACGTAACATATTCTTTCAGTTCTGCCTTGGTTAAAACTTCTTGAATCTGCTCAGacttttataaaaacaaatcagaacTACCACATTTAGCTGGTATGCCATAAACGGCAGTCATAGTCATAGTGAAGACAGGACCTGCTAATGGCTAATTTAGCAATATAAAACGTTTGTAGTGACTTTCAACGAAACGTGTACATTAATATGCCACTGAGGGTTGAACGGGTGCACTTGTTAAATAAAGACTTACGAAAACCTACATTATAGCTCCAACAAGGCTTCTGCATAAATGAATACCAATCCATGCATCTCTTCCTGTAACCTAGCTAACgtacacttcctgtttacatcgCCCAGAGCATTATGGGATCTCTGGTGGATAAAATGTACTAACTCCCAAatgtaattaaaagaaaaacaatacgGGTGACAAAGTtagctttttgttttacagataCAGTTAAAAACGTGTGTTCAGTAGCAAGTCTGAGCTCTCCTCTGTGTATTCAGGTACAGgtatttactgtgtgtgcatctatGCTGGACATGTAAAATATTACACACTTTATGGAAGATCTGAGTAATCAATTCTGTAAATCTTCAAGTGCCATATAACTAATCTCttaaaaataattgtttattaACTATCTTATCATTTATGTTATTGGTTCTGagccttttattttattatattatatatttcatatttacagGTGCTGTATTGAAAAGGCACATCCTTGCTCCATactgaatgtaatgtaataataataattcacacAACTAAAAGGACTGAATTCACTGTGTGCCAaaaagatgtcttttttttttattaagcaACACAGAAAACTTATCAAGCATCAAAAgcttaaaaatatgaaaacagacatttgcCAATGTAGAGTATGTTTATCaaggaatacaaaaaaaacgtttaaaaagtatttaaaaggAGAACTTGAGATTCACAGAGTGATgccttcacattaaaagcagaCTTTGTATTAAGTCAGCAAGGACACTCTAAAAGAAAGTGGTTGACATAAATGAGCATTATATAAAAAGGATatagagacaaaaaacaaacatcagtcGAAGTACTTTACTTGACTGAATGTAACTTTGACACAGGAAGGGTTGGCAGGTGAGGGTCTGTACTTTGCCCACCCAAACAATCACCAGACATCTTCTATATCAccaataaaagcataaaaaagtGACTAAGCATTCACCCATGTATTACACCTATGCAACTGTGCTGGGTGgagactgactgtgtgtttctcagaAGGTCTAATGTTAAAAAAGTGTAACGTCAACTCTTGCACACTGTTCCAGTGGCTCTACCGCTCCACAATCACAAGAGGCAGAAACATGGCAAGGAACAAGAAACAAATTCTCCTTATTTGTCATTAAAATATAACCTTCATGGAATGACTGAACATGAGGAATCAACTGATGAACATGGTTTCTGATTTCTCAAAGCTTTAAACTTTCTTATCACAACTTTACATAACATGTCTTCTACAAACGAGATACAGTATGTTCAGTCTGAGGTAGAAAATGGCAGCACCACAACTGGCCACCTCTTCCACAGTTACAAGCCAGCAATCGCCCTGAATGACGGAACAAAGAACCCGCACTGGTGTCTCTCCAGATTCCTCATGATCCTGAACATCTTGCCACACTCGGCGCAGGTGAAAGGCTTCTCTCCGGAGTGGAACCTCAGGTGTGCTTTCAGGTTGTCTCGCAGACGGAAGCTTTTGTTGCACTGCGTGCAGGTGTGCGGCCTCTCCCCCGTGTGGAACCTCAAGTGGCGACGGAGGCTCTTCCTCAGTGCAAACGTCTTCGAGCACACTGAACACGAGTATGGTCTTTCTCCGGTGTGAAAGCGCTCGTGCCGCCGGAGGATCTTCCGCCGCCTGAATGTTTTCCTGCAGATGCTGCAGGTGTATCCGTTGCGTGAGTGGGCGACCACCTTCTGAAGCTGCCAGACGCCGTTTCCACAGGGGGTGAAACAGCAGAGGCGATGGCCTGTGTGAGGACCTTGGTGGCGGCGGAGGTCTTTGGGGAGAGGCCAGCCGGATTTGTGGTTAGCATCGTGATCTTTATCATCCTGAAGCTTCATCTGCGACTCAGACACTGTGAGCATGTTCACCAGTTGCACCGCACAGGGACGCATCAGCTTCTGGTCCACAGAAGTcagttttagtttcattttcatgtggACGTTGTTCTTTGCCTCCTTCGGCGTGTGGATCCGTTCCCAAACCCCAACAGGAGCAGGTGTCACGGCCCCATCAGACGGGGACGGGCTGTAGGCGGTGCCCTTGGCGGTGCTGCCGCAGGCTTGCTGGGGCTCGGCGTGAACACGCTTCTCTGGACTGTCAGGTTTGGGAGCTGGAGACTCTGGCTTTAGGATCAGTGGGCAAACAAACTTAACCTTCTCCCCAGAAATGGCATTGCGCGTATCCGGTTGGATAACGAGAGGCTTCTGTTTAGCTGGAGAGCTCTGTGTAGGTCCCTGTGCCAACGTCTCTGTCCGGGTCCCTGCAGAGGCTGAAAAAGACATGTTAATTATATTGTGCAATCTCACTATCCGTTCCTCATTCAGCTTCAGCATTCCTCCACCTTTTACCAAAAAGCGTATCATTTAGCTGTGAGGCAAGGTGAAACTTCAGAACTATTGTTGAGTTAGCCATCAAGTGCACCCACGCCCGGAGATATTCCTATTGTGCCTTGCCTGTCCCGTCTGTTTCTACCATCCTGctatttatttgaatattcCTGACTGTGTAATCTAATATTTATGTGACCGTACTTGATTATCCTGTTCACGGTTACTGTGGGGGGGTCTGtgagcctatcccagcatgcagtggGACACtcctgtaaaatgtgaaaagtgtaaTCCAAATTAGTTTTCTATGTTTGAGAGCCAGTTGTTTAATCTGTACTCAGCAATTCAAAACCTTCACAAATAAAAGCCCCATTTTAGTCTGATCTGTCTCATGTACATGCTTCCAGACTGATTGCCCCTGTGTGTTTCAGACTTGAACCCCAACTCACCGTCCTGATGCCTTTCCTCTCCGTGCATAACAACGTCAGTTAGCTGCACACTATCAGTTGGAGACTCTGCTTCAACCTCCACCATGTCCAGGGTCTGCGCCACAATCTGATtaaagaagaaacacaacaaacgTACGCGTCTGCAGTTTGGTATCAGCCACGAGACCGACTATGATCAACACCTTCCATTAAATAACGACAGCAAGACAAGCACTGCTAGAAAAAGTCAGGCTGTGATGGCATGCAACTGTGTAAGTCACAAAGCTGCTCATAGTGTCACCCAGCCTGTTCCCCTCTGGGTGATTTACTCCCCCTGTAAACACTCACTGACCTGTTCCTTCAGAGGCGACCGTTCCAGGTCAGCTTGGCCATTATCTTCAGTCAGGAGGATTTCTGCTGGAATGAGACGCCCCTCCACcattccctccccctcctccctgaaCTCCCCTAAACAATCGCCCTCTGAGAAAAGAAGGGTGCCTGTGGAGAAGGGGGGGGGACACATACATTCCTTTACCATGGGTTTTCAATGGGAGACTCGCTGTAAGACTTGAGTGCAACAACTACAGATGAACCAAGTGTGCAACAACTAAATGCACAAATGCATCGAAATAAATATATTGACTGCATACAAAACATGCTGGACCCTGCGTCTGATTTTATCAGGCAGTTCAAGTCTTCAGGAGCAACAGTCTGCACTCTGCAGCTTCGCCATGGAcgcaaacaggaagtcacagcaTTTAAATCTCCAAAGACACAAACCACAGAGCTCCAGCGGCGGATAAATGTCCTCGTCCACTTGCACTCCGATGCTGCGTGTTGTGTCCCCGCTTGACAAACTACCCAGTGCCTTGAACGTGTCGTGTCCCTTGTTGTCCCCGGTGCGGCCCGCATCCCCATCCGGCGCCGCGGCTCCGTACCTGCTCTCAAACAGTTTGGTTAACTCCACCGTGGCCGCTTTCACCAGCGCCCCCAGCACCGACTCCACCTGCGCCTGGAGGTTCACGACGCCCGCCGACATTTTGGCTGCTCCTACGGCGCAGTAAGCAGCGTTTCCGCGTTAAATTATAGTAGAAGGGAAGTTATAAATTAGCGGAAGCCTTTATTTACCAACGACAGCCACATGGCTTGCAGAAAGAAGGGGCGTGTTTCGAGTTGGCGCAGGCGCGCCAAAGTCTGGAGGGGGATTACGTCACGAGGTGAGAGGGGCTAAAGATGAGAAGAGCAGACGGACCAGACACTCACGTTTCCTGTCACCGTCTTTAGCATCAATCCCCTGTATCCATTCCTCTAGATTTAGCTATTTCCAAAATACTTTTATGTTAAGTGAcctttattttaatcaaaaaacTTTAAGTTTGGAAGaacaaagcacatttttgtCCATTGTGAAGAGCAATAAAGGTTTGATAAGAGAgcaatgaaatgtttcagtcatTATTATTCTGTTATTATTACAAGCCACAGTGGAACATTTGGTCTTTTGATTTATAGGTGGTTACAGGCAGCCATGTTGGGGTAATAAAAagactacacacacattcaactaAATGTTTCAACTTGACTGTTTGCTTCCATCTTGGCTTCCGTGCATCTGTGCAGCAGTTCAGCTTTTGTTCACCTTGAATTTGATGTGTGCCACATTTGATGTGTGGTAATAAGCTACGTGCAAGCCAAATCTGCAAATTGTGCCGTCTCCCACCGTGCTTTAAAGTCTCCCACCTGGTGTGGACGCTATCCTAAAACAGACTTTGGGCTTAAGTTGTATGAAATCCCATACATACAGGCCTAAACATAGGCTTGACGTTTTGCCATAAAAGTTGGGATTTGTAAACAATATTTGGTGGAAAAATGTGGCCACGTTGGCAGTAGGATGCTGCTTGAGAAAGATGCTGTGCATTGCAACCTGAGTAGATGCCACCTCAAGCCACTTTTGTGTTCTTTGTCACCTTTTTGTATTGAACTGCTCCCTTCTTTTTGAAGAAGCCCTCATTCCTCCTATTTATCTGTGGATTATTGAAAAACTAACACCACCATACCCATGGAGGTTGGGATTTAGAGACACAGTTTGGTGGGAGATGTGCTCTCGTCTGTGGAAAATccatgtttttgctctttttatgAAATGTAAGATACTTTTATCAAGTCCAAACCTACATCACTGGAAGTATccaaaggaaaggaaaatgaataaaatgatgcACACACTGCATTACTGTGATATTTACAGGTTAGTGAGCATGTGCTGGATGTTCACCTCTGCACTGACTCATTATGATTGATTTTTGTGGCCCGGCTCTCTGCACTTCACTCAGAGCACTCATCCTGAAATCCTGCAGCACTTATATTTTCATTTGGCAAGTCAGTGGTCACTTTAGCACCCAAAGTACTGCACAGAAAATACACCTTTCCATCTCTGATTCATCTTCACTTTAAAGCTGCTATGtgtagatttttattttcatttgataatCTTTAAACTAAACTTTGTTCAGACTTTGAAAATGAGCCATGTGGGGCTACCAGAGGGTGTCACACAGtttatataaacatatatatgtatagaaataatatatacagtatttactaTTTTACAACAGACTACATATAGATTCTGCACATGATGTATATTCTATTATTTAggattcacacactcacacacacagttttaaaaaaactataCAGTTGTGGAATTTCTGTCCAAGCTGTCATTTATTTAAGACTTTACAGTAAGTTAAATTTCTCTTGTTACAAAAATAGAATATGGCTGTTGTCATATTTCATCATCGTAGAAAACATCCATATGATGTACAGCACTTTTAGTGTACAGCGTTACATTGATTTCACAGAGTAGGCTGGTGATACCTAAGACCCATCAGAAAAGCCTGCTAGCACCCTTGGATCTGGCTTCAGCTGTTTCGATGCTGGGGcgaacaagaaaataaatgaacaagtaaaacacattcaaactgCAACAGACTCCACAGATGGACTCAGACATAATGCATAAAACAGTGCAACCCCACCAGTACTTTAATAATCTGAAAATCAATAGGAGTAGATGATATGGTGTtgaaagaactttttttttttattgtaccAGACAGTGTTACATGTGGGAATAAGCCACTGTGGGATCTTAGAAAGTACATTGTTACATGGAGGATTAGTGAAGATGTGGGGAAGAGGGACAAACGAGTAATGGAATATTGTTCTGGTGACATGCAGAGAGAGGATGatgagaagaggagaaacaaaatgaagagtTCAAAATAAGTTCAAAATAAGAACTAAATACAAAAGAGGATGATTTGACAGAGTTAATGACGTTGACTCTTGAAACTGCATTGGTCAGACTTAAAGAGTAAATGTTGACTTAATGATTTaatcgtcatcatcgtcatcgtcgtcgtcgtcgtcgtcgtcgtcatcgtcgtcgtcgtcgtcatcatcgtcgtcatcatcatcgtcatcatcatcgtcatcatcgtcgtcatcatcgtcatcgtcatcatcatcatcatcatcatcatcgtcatcgtcatcgtcgtcatcgtcgtcatcatcgtcgtcgtcgtcatcgtcgtcatcatcgtcgtcatcgtcatcatcatcgtcgtcatcatcatcgtcgtcgtcgccgtcgtcgtcgtcgtcgtcatcatcatcatcatcgtcatcatcatcatcgtcgtcatcatcatcaggatCGATTTCACCTGACAGAGCGTCCTCAATCCAGTCCTCCAGCTCATCTACAGATGGCATGTCGTCACCGTCGTCCATGTCCATCCAGACACTGTCAGCCTGCAGAGCGACGAAGAACAAATACAACCAGTTCAGCTGCCGATTCTCTGAGGAGGCAAAAGCCTTAAACATACCATGTGCTGTTTTTGACCATTATGGAGTAATGTTGCCATGAGTGGGCATGATGCTATTCTGAACAACAGCTGGCTTTGTAAAGAAACATAGCAGTGAACCAACAGAGGCGCTGAAGAAGAAAATTGCAGGCGATCAAAACACTGAtgtaaaaaatttaatatttgaaaaaacaatCTGGTTTTTGAGGAAGGAAATGCTTTTCTCATGGACTGACACAATGTGTTTCAGTCAGAAACACAACCTTACTTGTTCACTCCATGGGGCACCTTTAAGGTGATGGTATTTAAGAGGTGTTATAGATTGTGCAGTAGATTCTGTAAACTCAAGATAAACATGTAGATATCATATGGACTCACTCATACTGTATTGCATATAAGGTTGGATTAACCTGACAGGGAACAGGCCCCCAACCAATTTTACCAAAGTCTCAGAAATGAACCAAACTATCCACACTTGCATACTGCTCTGCACCCGGTTTGCTTGACTTCAGCTACTTTGTGATAATCTGAGTAAATATAGATTAGTTTAAGGATGTGCAACATTTAACCATGATATCAACTGAAATATTAAGGGTTTCAAAGTAAATGTTGACATAAGACTGGCTAGATTGCAGGAGCTACCCTTACTATTTCACTTTTAAGTATGCTTTAGTGGTGCATTTTACCAATTATATTCATGTATTGAATGAAATTACAACAAATAATTGCCACTGGGACAACCACAGGCCTTCTTAATCCCTGAAGGACTGGGGTCGACGGGCAGTTGCCTACTGTGCTTGGTAAGTGATTCGGCCATGTGTTTACTTTATACGTAAAACAGATGCCAGCAGACACAGGGGACATAGCCAATCAAGGATATGTATATTACTCACATCATCAGCATCGACAACACCAATCTGTGGGGTGGACAGGTCGATTCCGAAAGTCTTCTCCCAGTGTGGCAGAAGCTGCAGGGGAAATCAATTATGATCAAGCCAGTGTCAATCAAATGAATGTGACATTTGTGAACGATCTTCCCTTGTATTATATTCTTACCAGGGGGAAGTCGTCAGGG
Protein-coding sequences here:
- the LOC139214318 gene encoding E3 ubiquitin/ISG15 ligase TRIM25-like isoform X1 — translated: MDWYSFMQKPCWSYNAPPHQEVQNSAVLSLLAVCVLKTEQAGLRALLSFNLKEGSRMVDRKKTKLEEMLTCPVCQDIFKDPRQLPCGHSMCMGCLESMMDHSSDLPFRCPDCRGYFGRIIGVQKSYTLTNIAEDFREIRKRKDNQTKRVYCDCCLERKTLAMKTCLKCEVSLCKEHVKDHLELPVFTGHPLVNPLGDLLERKCPQHEDEVLRYYCNTSRRYICNMCALESKQHSLATEASTVLRRQLTEHMDQRFKTLKEQITESSESVKKLQQDIRHEKQKVNPAESSLNSVTVVLLCLWFIVLYYAYTYSVDNQTLTEALDKQQKRVHHIYSTLAERLAHRPKKSHIPPQTEDQGNLLLDVDTASPFVGVSADLQTAERVKTKLAYPNSNSRFDEAPQVLSARCFSTGTHVWEVEAEGYWDIAVSYKSIQRKSRYNSAFGNNEQSWSLTHTDKGKLFAYHNRQKTVVSGSLQGSRIAVTVNFERGNITFSAAESIVTQLHEFRAKLTQPVCLGLGLYRVDPLSRASIVKAS
- the LOC139214318 gene encoding E3 ubiquitin/ISG15 ligase TRIM25-like isoform X3, which encodes MVDRKKTKLEEMLTCPVCQDIFKDPRQLPCGHSMCMGCLESMMDHSSDLPFRCPDCRGYFGRIIGVQKSYTLTNIAEDFREIRKRKDNQTKRVYCDCCLERKTLAMKTCLKCEVSLCKEHVKDHLELPVFTGHPLVNPLGDLLERKCPQHEDEVLRYYCNTSRRYICNMCALESKQHSLATEASTVLRRQLTEHMDQRFKTLKEQITESSESVKKLQQDIRHEKQKVNPAESSLNSVTVVLLCLWFIVLYYAYTYSVDNQTLTEALDKQQKRVHHIYSTLAERLAHRPKKSHIPPQTEDQGNLLLDVDTASPFVGVSADLQTAERVKTKLAYPNSNSRFDEAPQVLSARCFSTGTHVWEVEAEGYWDIAVSYKSIQRKSRYNSAFGNNEQSWSLTHTDKGKLFAYHNRQKTVVSGSLQGSRIAVTVNFERGNITFSAAESIVTQLHEFRAKLTQPVCLGLGLYRVDPLSRASIVKAS
- the LOC139214318 gene encoding E3 ubiquitin/ISG15 ligase TRIM25-like isoform X2; the encoded protein is MLPVCVLKTEQAGLRALLSFNLKEGSRMVDRKKTKLEEMLTCPVCQDIFKDPRQLPCGHSMCMGCLESMMDHSSDLPFRCPDCRGYFGRIIGVQKSYTLTNIAEDFREIRKRKDNQTKRVYCDCCLERKTLAMKTCLKCEVSLCKEHVKDHLELPVFTGHPLVNPLGDLLERKCPQHEDEVLRYYCNTSRRYICNMCALESKQHSLATEASTVLRRQLTEHMDQRFKTLKEQITESSESVKKLQQDIRHEKQKVNPAESSLNSVTVVLLCLWFIVLYYAYTYSVDNQTLTEALDKQQKRVHHIYSTLAERLAHRPKKSHIPPQTEDQGNLLLDVDTASPFVGVSADLQTAERVKTKLAYPNSNSRFDEAPQVLSARCFSTGTHVWEVEAEGYWDIAVSYKSIQRKSRYNSAFGNNEQSWSLTHTDKGKLFAYHNRQKTVVSGSLQGSRIAVTVNFERGNITFSAAESIVTQLHEFRAKLTQPVCLGLGLYRVDPLSRASIVKAS
- the LOC139214896 gene encoding zinc finger protein 250; the protein is MSAGVVNLQAQVESVLGALVKAATVELTKLFESRYGAAAPDGDAGRTGDNKGHDTFKALGSLSSGDTTRSIGVQVDEDIYPPLELCGTLLFSEGDCLGEFREEGEGMVEGRLIPAEILLTEDNGQADLERSPLKEQIVAQTLDMVEVEAESPTDSVQLTDVVMHGEERHQDASAGTRTETLAQGPTQSSPAKQKPLVIQPDTRNAISGEKVKFVCPLILKPESPAPKPDSPEKRVHAEPQQACGSTAKGTAYSPSPSDGAVTPAPVGVWERIHTPKEAKNNVHMKMKLKLTSVDQKLMRPCAVQLVNMLTVSESQMKLQDDKDHDANHKSGWPLPKDLRRHQGPHTGHRLCCFTPCGNGVWQLQKVVAHSRNGYTCSICRKTFRRRKILRRHERFHTGERPYSCSVCSKTFALRKSLRRHLRFHTGERPHTCTQCNKSFRLRDNLKAHLRFHSGEKPFTCAECGKMFRIMRNLERHQCGFFVPSFRAIAGL